The proteins below come from a single Natrinema sp. SYSU A 869 genomic window:
- a CDS encoding phosphotransferase family protein has protein sequence MSENYYERLVDEDALVAYLEAHLGAVDDYDIARHQEGHSNETLFVTWGDRELVIRRPPPGETADTAHDVLREYRVTNAVSDTDVPVPNPVLACEDHDIIGSDFYVMEQLEGDVLREGEPERFAAPEHRRRIGEELVDTLATIHDLEYEEIGLGEFGRPEGYTQRQVDRWGKQLSWAFEVTEDEREIPVLHEVGDWLRDNVPEEHPHTLVHGDYKLDNVMFGPGTPPELIGVFDWEMATLGDPRADLGWMLSYWRDSKDPEPEIPELVTRFMEEEGYPTRRELVDRWEDRTGYEFEHERFYRALAVYKLAGLGEMFFRRYLEGNSDDPMYPKMEDRVPALAARAKRIIEGDEPL, from the coding sequence ATGAGCGAGAACTACTACGAGCGTCTCGTCGACGAGGACGCGCTGGTCGCATATCTGGAAGCACATCTCGGCGCGGTCGACGACTACGACATCGCCCGCCATCAGGAGGGACACTCGAACGAGACGCTGTTCGTCACTTGGGGCGACCGCGAACTCGTCATCCGGCGGCCGCCACCGGGCGAAACGGCCGACACAGCACACGACGTCCTCCGCGAGTACCGCGTGACGAACGCGGTGTCCGACACCGACGTTCCGGTCCCGAATCCGGTGCTCGCCTGCGAGGACCACGACATCATCGGTAGCGACTTCTACGTGATGGAGCAACTCGAGGGTGACGTCCTGCGCGAGGGCGAACCTGAGCGATTCGCCGCACCCGAGCACCGCCGCCGGATCGGCGAGGAACTCGTCGACACGCTGGCGACGATTCATGACCTCGAGTACGAGGAAATCGGGCTCGGCGAGTTCGGTCGTCCCGAAGGGTACACGCAACGGCAGGTCGACCGCTGGGGGAAACAGCTCTCGTGGGCGTTCGAGGTCACTGAGGACGAGCGAGAGATTCCGGTCCTCCACGAGGTCGGCGATTGGCTCCGCGACAACGTCCCTGAGGAGCACCCTCATACGCTCGTTCACGGCGACTACAAGCTCGACAACGTCATGTTTGGCCCCGGAACGCCGCCGGAACTCATCGGCGTCTTCGACTGGGAGATGGCCACGCTGGGCGATCCGCGCGCAGATTTGGGCTGGATGCTCTCCTACTGGCGCGATTCGAAGGATCCTGAACCGGAAATCCCAGAACTGGTCACCCGCTTTATGGAAGAAGAGGGGTACCCGACCCGCCGCGAACTGGTCGACCGCTGGGAAGATCGAACCGGTTACGAGTTCGAACACGAGCGGTTCTACCGTGCGCTCGCGGTCTACAAACTCGCCGGCCTCGGCGAGATGTTCTTCCGCCGCTACCTCGAGGGCAACAGCGACGACCCGATGTACCCGAAGATGGAAGACCGCGTGCCGGCGCTGGCCGCGCGAGCGAAACGGATCATCGAGGGCGACGAACCGCTGTAG
- a CDS encoding TIGR04024 family LLM class F420-dependent oxidoreductase codes for MTDRDVHLPVAAQPTIDSIVDYAQTAEDGGYDCAWLPETWGRDGVTVLSAMAERTESIDIGSSILNTYSRSPAVLGQTAATLQELSDGRFRLGLGPSGPVVIENWHGVEYGNPLRRTRETVEIVRQVLSGETVDYDGDDFDLAGFRLRCDPPETTPPIEVTGMGPKAVELAGRFADGWHGIMLTPDGTRDRLADIERGAELGDRDPDEVQVTAGVTCCALDDPDEARRLTRQHIGFYIGGMGTFYRDALERQGYDEATEIHDAWQEGDRERALELVDETILDDLCAAGDPETAREKLEAYEAVDDLDAIAVSFPRGASEDQVRQTMDAVAPGN; via the coding sequence ATGACTGACAGAGATGTCCACCTGCCGGTGGCCGCACAGCCGACGATCGACTCAATCGTCGACTACGCTCAGACCGCCGAGGACGGCGGCTACGACTGCGCCTGGCTCCCTGAGACGTGGGGCCGCGACGGCGTGACCGTGCTATCGGCGATGGCCGAACGCACCGAGTCGATCGATATCGGCTCGAGCATCCTCAACACCTACTCGCGGTCGCCGGCCGTGCTGGGACAGACGGCGGCGACGCTGCAGGAACTCTCCGACGGCCGCTTCCGGCTGGGACTCGGCCCGAGCGGCCCCGTCGTGATCGAGAACTGGCACGGTGTGGAGTACGGCAACCCGCTCAGGCGGACCCGCGAGACGGTCGAAATCGTCCGGCAGGTGCTTTCGGGCGAGACTGTCGACTACGACGGCGACGATTTCGACCTCGCCGGGTTCCGACTGCGCTGTGACCCGCCGGAGACGACGCCGCCGATCGAGGTCACCGGAATGGGCCCGAAAGCGGTCGAACTCGCAGGCCGCTTCGCCGACGGCTGGCACGGCATCATGCTTACCCCCGACGGAACGAGAGACCGGCTCGCGGACATCGAACGCGGTGCCGAACTCGGCGACCGAGATCCCGACGAGGTCCAGGTCACCGCCGGCGTCACCTGCTGTGCGCTGGACGACCCCGACGAAGCCCGCAGACTCACCCGCCAGCACATCGGCTTCTACATTGGCGGCATGGGCACGTTCTACCGCGACGCCCTCGAGCGACAGGGCTACGACGAGGCCACCGAAATCCACGACGCCTGGCAGGAGGGCGACCGCGAACGCGCCCTCGAACTAGTCGACGAGACCATCCTCGACGATCTCTGTGCGGCCGGTGATCCCGAAACCGCTCGCGAGAAACTCGAGGCGTACGAGGCCGTTGACGACCTTGACGCCATCGCGGTCAGCTTCCCGCGGGGCGCGAGCGAAGACCAGGTCCGGCAGACGATGGACGCGGTCGCGCCCGGTAACTGA
- a CDS encoding glucose 1-dehydrogenase → MSTDQFSVDGETAIVTGSSSGIGKSIAERFADDGVDVVVCSREQDNVDPVAEAINESDSPGRALPVECDVTDREAVEALVEATVEEFGGLDVLVNNAGASFMADFDDISPNGWKTIMDINVNGTYHCTHAAAEHLKDGGGSVINLASVAGQRGSPLMSPYGAAKAAVINLTTTLSYEWADDDVRVNCIAPGFVATPGVESQMGVSAENINREAVARRIGTVEEIADLTQFLASPASSYIVGETITAQGVPQISEERDV, encoded by the coding sequence ATGAGTACCGACCAGTTCAGCGTCGACGGTGAGACGGCCATCGTTACAGGGTCCTCGAGCGGGATCGGGAAGTCGATTGCGGAGCGATTCGCCGACGACGGCGTTGACGTCGTCGTCTGCTCACGCGAGCAGGACAACGTTGATCCGGTCGCCGAGGCGATCAACGAGAGCGACAGCCCGGGGCGGGCGCTGCCCGTCGAGTGTGACGTGACCGACCGCGAGGCCGTCGAGGCGCTCGTCGAGGCCACCGTCGAGGAGTTCGGCGGGCTCGATGTGCTGGTGAATAACGCCGGGGCATCGTTCATGGCCGACTTCGACGATATCTCGCCAAACGGCTGGAAGACGATCATGGACATCAACGTCAACGGCACCTATCACTGCACCCACGCCGCCGCGGAACACCTGAAGGACGGCGGCGGCTCAGTGATCAATCTAGCCAGCGTGGCCGGCCAGCGCGGCTCGCCGCTGATGAGTCCCTATGGTGCGGCTAAGGCCGCCGTCATCAACCTCACGACGACGCTGTCCTACGAGTGGGCCGATGACGATGTCCGCGTCAACTGCATCGCCCCCGGCTTCGTCGCCACGCCGGGCGTCGAGAGCCAGATGGGTGTTTCCGCGGAGAACATCAACCGCGAGGCGGTCGCCCGCCGCATCGGCACCGTCGAGGAGATTGCTGACCTCACCCAGTTCCTCGCTAGTCCGGCCTCGTCGTACATCGTCGGGGAGACGATTACGGCGCAGGGCGTCCCGCAGATCAGCGAAGAGCGCGACGTGTAG
- a CDS encoding phosphatase PAP2 family protein, whose protein sequence is MRLEEQSAVVRDAIPAEYADLIVFVTELGGTTALMFLLAVLFWGVDRRRSALVISYAVAGLALLLSLKALFRLPRPPEDAMLIALEGEREGYGFPSGHAFAATVVYGGLVSAYDRLGDWRAVTAAGALIVAVSLSRVALGVHYLSDVLVGAALGVAFVAVMERLSRGDPTNGFAIALALSVPAIVVASGTEDALLGLGGSIGGVIGSRRLPALPALRSRLEGVALVVLGGTFVAVVQTVESAVAPIEPLLVTLYAVLVAGILLVPAAVGRLEIGVFESRRA, encoded by the coding sequence ATGCGACTCGAGGAACAGAGCGCGGTCGTTCGAGACGCCATCCCGGCCGAGTACGCTGATCTCATCGTCTTCGTGACCGAACTCGGCGGGACGACTGCGCTCATGTTCCTGCTCGCCGTGCTGTTCTGGGGTGTGGACCGCCGCCGCAGCGCGCTCGTGATCAGTTACGCAGTCGCCGGACTGGCGCTCCTGTTGTCGCTCAAGGCACTCTTCAGGCTGCCGCGGCCGCCGGAAGACGCCATGTTGATCGCGCTTGAGGGCGAACGTGAGGGGTACGGCTTTCCTAGCGGCCACGCGTTCGCGGCGACCGTCGTCTACGGTGGTCTCGTCTCGGCGTACGACCGACTGGGAGACTGGCGGGCGGTTACCGCTGCCGGCGCGCTGATCGTCGCCGTCTCGCTGTCCCGGGTCGCGCTGGGCGTGCACTACCTCAGTGACGTGCTCGTCGGGGCAGCCCTCGGGGTCGCCTTCGTTGCGGTCATGGAGCGACTCTCGCGCGGCGACCCGACGAACGGGTTCGCGATCGCGCTCGCCCTCTCCGTGCCCGCGATCGTCGTCGCCAGCGGCACGGAGGACGCGCTGCTCGGACTCGGCGGTTCGATCGGCGGGGTGATCGGCTCGCGGCGACTCCCGGCCCTGCCGGCGCTGCGGTCCCGACTCGAAGGAGTCGCACTCGTCGTCCTCGGTGGGACGTTCGTGGCCGTCGTCCAGACGGTCGAATCGGCAGTCGCGCCGATCGAACCGCTACTCGTGACGCTGTACGCGGTCCTCGTCGCGGGTATACTCCTCGTCCCGGCCGCGGTGGGTCGACTCGAGATCGGCGTCTTCGAGTCTCGACGAGCGTGA
- a CDS encoding ion channel: MSVPLVALSIGGLAVLVTTSGRFTRSSSLDATQIGALLSIVGVACYGTAGAYALRTEFDGVVTVVDAVYFTAVTASTVGYGDVHATTETARLFAISLVVLGPATLAATVGSLFEPALETHLARTGRRATARLDSDAAAADRGSGRGAEIVVFGYNETITPVVDALASRTSVTVVTTGEPPRLSDGVDAIVGEPSAGETLEAAGVETCDAVLVNPAGPIDSAAVIDAVRSRTDARLVAVTGGGEPESLERTGADVAIDIETVLFEATIGALTDGGGPADQSPASADSQSG; this comes from the coding sequence GTGTCCGTCCCGCTGGTCGCCCTCTCGATCGGCGGGCTCGCCGTCCTCGTGACGACGAGCGGACGCTTCACGCGCTCGAGTTCGCTCGACGCGACCCAGATCGGTGCGCTCCTGTCTATCGTTGGCGTGGCCTGTTACGGGACCGCCGGCGCGTACGCGCTCAGAACGGAGTTCGACGGGGTCGTGACTGTCGTCGATGCGGTCTACTTTACCGCCGTGACCGCGAGCACGGTCGGCTACGGCGATGTCCACGCGACCACCGAAACGGCGCGTCTGTTCGCTATCTCGCTGGTCGTCCTCGGGCCGGCCACCCTGGCCGCTACGGTCGGCAGCCTGTTCGAACCCGCGCTCGAGACGCACCTCGCACGAACCGGTCGCCGGGCGACGGCGCGTCTCGATTCCGACGCTGCCGCGGCCGATCGCGGATCGGGGCGGGGCGCGGAAATCGTCGTTTTCGGGTACAACGAGACGATCACACCGGTGGTCGACGCTCTCGCGTCCCGCACGTCGGTCACGGTAGTGACGACCGGGGAGCCACCTCGGCTTTCGGACGGCGTCGACGCGATCGTCGGAGAGCCGTCGGCCGGCGAAACGCTCGAGGCGGCCGGCGTCGAGACGTGTGATGCGGTCCTCGTCAACCCCGCCGGCCCGATCGATTCGGCCGCAGTGATCGACGCCGTGCGGTCGCGGACGGACGCCAGACTCGTGGCTGTCACGGGCGGGGGAGAACCCGAGTCGCTCGAGCGAACCGGGGCGGACGTCGCCATCGACATCGAGACCGTCCTGTTCGAGGCGACGATCGGCGCGTTGACTGACGGCGGCGGACCGGCGGATCAGTCGCCCGCGTCGGCCGATTCCCAGAGCGGATAG
- a CDS encoding HAD family hydrolase: MSEGPGADNRRDDDGNTEWEAIFWDIGGVILALDSVQGAHAEFVAELCDRHEVDTTVEAAIDTWRTTIGDYFRERDGTEFRSARDGYHLGVEAIVGEEIPRAEWEPRFDEVVRSSIEPIPGAPETIERLADRGLHVGVISDVDDAEGRAMLEHFGVRQYFDSITTSEEVGRTKPDPAMFETALEKADVSPEHSLMIGDRYAHDVKGAVDVGMHGVAFGAEDGPAVSYRVESPEGVLEIVD; encoded by the coding sequence ATGAGTGAGGGGCCGGGAGCCGATAACCGAAGAGACGACGATGGCAATACCGAGTGGGAAGCCATCTTCTGGGACATCGGCGGCGTTATCCTCGCACTGGACTCGGTTCAGGGCGCTCACGCCGAGTTCGTCGCGGAGTTATGCGACCGTCACGAGGTCGATACGACGGTCGAAGCGGCTATCGACACGTGGCGGACGACCATCGGGGATTACTTCCGCGAGCGCGACGGCACCGAGTTCCGATCCGCCCGCGACGGGTATCACCTCGGCGTCGAGGCCATCGTCGGCGAGGAGATCCCGCGGGCGGAATGGGAGCCACGATTCGACGAAGTCGTCCGATCGTCGATCGAGCCGATTCCCGGAGCCCCCGAAACGATCGAACGCCTCGCCGACCGGGGCCTCCACGTCGGCGTCATCAGCGACGTCGACGACGCGGAGGGTCGAGCGATGCTCGAGCACTTCGGTGTCCGCCAGTACTTCGATTCGATCACGACCTCCGAGGAAGTCGGCCGGACGAAGCCCGATCCGGCCATGTTCGAGACGGCGCTCGAGAAGGCCGATGTGAGCCCCGAGCACTCGCTCATGATCGGCGACCGCTACGCCCACGACGTGAAGGGGGCCGTCGACGTAGGGATGCACGGCGTTGCGTTCGGGGCCGAGGATGGCCCGGCGGTCTCGTATCGGGTCGAGTCGCCCGAAGGGGTCCTCGAGATCGTCGATTGA
- a CDS encoding acyltransferase → MYGNMANFVLETTARFAVPFFFMASGYFFALKTTRGDPTDYLIKRVTSITSLYAFGLVLSAPVFLAGTIVRASAENRAITSSVVLKVAEFVSPIELLYYGTSVSEILWFLPALIFSYVLIYLCIASTMSAYLLPISLGFHLVGLLGSGYTMFVDIPFEIRSALFFGFFYTSLGYYIYSHEWQPAPERSTLYLGTTILFGVLHIGERYVLGYAITDQTVSQGIYAPSYTIATALVTLSLFVFLLSRPNLGRDTALPVWGKKYAVGIYVTHPPVLFILEKAGESLSLFGHEIQNTILWHLVLTPATFAGALLVYLSVRNLRAIEIDGFSLPRSRQIRNK, encoded by the coding sequence ATGTACGGCAATATGGCAAATTTTGTGCTGGAAACTACCGCACGATTCGCAGTTCCGTTCTTCTTCATGGCGTCCGGGTATTTTTTTGCCCTCAAAACCACTCGTGGTGATCCGACGGACTATCTCATCAAACGAGTGACCAGTATCACGTCGCTCTACGCGTTCGGACTCGTCCTTTCCGCCCCAGTTTTCCTTGCGGGAACGATCGTCCGGGCGAGTGCCGAAAATCGAGCTATTACGAGCAGCGTTGTTCTCAAAGTAGCCGAATTCGTTTCGCCGATTGAATTGCTTTACTACGGAACATCCGTTTCCGAGATCCTGTGGTTTCTTCCGGCACTCATTTTTTCATATGTGTTAATTTATCTCTGTATCGCGTCTACGATGAGTGCGTATCTACTGCCAATTTCACTTGGATTCCATCTCGTCGGACTCTTGGGGTCTGGCTATACGATGTTCGTCGATATTCCGTTCGAGATCAGAAGCGCGCTGTTCTTTGGCTTCTTTTACACGAGCCTCGGCTACTACATCTACTCGCACGAGTGGCAGCCGGCTCCCGAGCGAAGCACGCTATATCTCGGAACAACCATCCTCTTCGGCGTTCTCCATATTGGAGAACGATACGTACTGGGATACGCCATAACGGACCAGACCGTGAGTCAGGGAATCTATGCACCGAGTTATACGATAGCCACTGCTCTGGTCACGCTCTCATTGTTCGTCTTCCTCCTCTCACGGCCGAATCTCGGAAGGGACACTGCGTTACCGGTATGGGGAAAGAAATACGCCGTCGGTATTTACGTCACACATCCCCCAGTGTTATTCATTCTGGAAAAGGCGGGTGAGTCTCTCAGTCTCTTTGGACATGAGATACAAAACACGATTCTCTGGCATCTCGTTTTGACACCTGCAACCTTCGCTGGTGCCCTGCTCGTCTATCTCTCAGTCCGCAACCTAAGAGCCATTGAGATCGATGGATTCTCCCTCCCACGATCACGCCAGATTCGAAACAAATAG
- a CDS encoding AIR synthase family protein: MPGKVSPDDLLTHVFERTGAAETDETVVQGPADGEDAAAIDWPDGEGTLVVSSDPISLAAKGVGELGVYVASNDVAVSGADPRWLTAVVLLPTGADESVLEQISHDLDAAAREVGASIVGGHSEYVDQLERPLLSLTAMGATNRFVPTGGAEPGDAVILTKAAGLEGSAILAADFGNELDIDPEIRERAEGFLAEISVVPDARLVRDYATAMHDPTEGGVAAGLLEVARASNVRLEVDRDTVPIREETATLCEAAGVDPLRIFGSGALLATVPDDAVAECLVALEDVGIEAAEIGIVRDLDGGDPELRLDGESITEPIEDDLYPLWESADAGD, from the coding sequence ATGCCCGGCAAGGTGAGTCCGGACGACCTGCTGACCCACGTCTTCGAGCGGACAGGAGCGGCCGAGACCGACGAGACGGTAGTACAGGGCCCTGCGGACGGCGAGGACGCCGCTGCGATCGACTGGCCCGACGGCGAGGGTACGCTCGTGGTCAGCTCCGATCCGATCTCGCTGGCCGCCAAAGGGGTTGGCGAACTCGGCGTCTACGTTGCTTCGAACGACGTCGCCGTCTCGGGGGCGGACCCGCGCTGGCTGACGGCCGTCGTGTTGCTCCCCACCGGAGCCGATGAGAGCGTTCTCGAGCAAATCTCTCACGACCTGGACGCGGCCGCCCGCGAGGTTGGTGCGTCGATCGTTGGCGGCCACTCGGAGTACGTCGATCAGCTCGAGCGGCCGCTGCTCTCGCTGACGGCCATGGGAGCAACGAATCGGTTCGTCCCGACCGGCGGCGCAGAACCCGGCGATGCCGTGATCCTCACCAAAGCGGCGGGGCTCGAGGGCTCGGCCATCCTCGCGGCCGACTTCGGCAACGAACTCGACATCGACCCCGAAATCCGCGAGCGCGCTGAGGGGTTTCTCGCGGAGATCAGTGTCGTTCCCGACGCCCGGCTTGTCCGCGACTATGCGACGGCGATGCACGATCCCACGGAGGGCGGCGTCGCAGCCGGCCTGCTCGAGGTGGCTCGCGCCTCGAACGTCCGACTCGAGGTGGACCGCGACACTGTCCCAATCCGCGAGGAGACCGCGACGCTGTGCGAGGCAGCCGGCGTCGATCCGCTGCGGATTTTCGGTTCCGGCGCGCTGCTTGCGACCGTCCCCGACGACGCGGTCGCTGAGTGTCTCGTGGCGCTCGAGGACGTGGGGATCGAGGCTGCCGAAATCGGGATCGTTCGAGACCTCGATGGTGGCGACCCCGAACTCCGCTTGGACGGCGAGTCGATCACCGAGCCAATCGAGGACGATCTCTATCCGCTCTGGGAATCGGCCGACGCGGGCGACTGA
- a CDS encoding zinc-dependent alcohol dehydrogenase, translating to MRALTWHGEQDVRIDDVPEPEIVNPTDAIIEVTATAICGSDLHLYNGYMPGMREGDVLGHEPMGEVIEVGDEVETLEEGDRVVVPFTISCGSCWFCQNDLYSLCDNSNPNAEMASKMMGHSPAGLLGFSHMLGGYAGGQAEYLRVPYADVGPITIESDLSDEQVLFLSDIFPTGYMAAENAEIEENDTVAVWGCGPVGQFAIQSAWMLGADRVIAIDRIPERLEMARDHGDAEIIHFEEDDVYDRLMAMTGNRGPDRCIDAVGTEAHGTGVMGLADQVKQEARLEDDRPHVLRQAIKCCRKGGTLSVPGVYLGRSDNLPFGSVMNKALTIKTGQTHVQRYLNPLLDKIEDGEIDPSFVITHQVGLEDGPEMYETFNNKDDDCVKVVMTP from the coding sequence ATGAGGGCGCTCACCTGGCACGGCGAACAGGACGTTCGTATCGACGATGTCCCCGAACCCGAGATCGTCAATCCGACCGATGCGATAATCGAGGTCACGGCGACCGCCATCTGCGGCTCCGACCTCCACCTCTATAACGGCTACATGCCCGGCATGCGGGAGGGGGACGTGCTCGGCCACGAGCCGATGGGCGAGGTGATCGAGGTCGGCGACGAGGTCGAGACCCTCGAGGAGGGCGACAGGGTCGTCGTCCCCTTCACAATCAGCTGTGGCTCGTGTTGGTTCTGCCAGAACGACCTGTACTCGCTCTGTGATAACTCGAACCCAAACGCCGAGATGGCGAGTAAGATGATGGGCCACTCGCCGGCCGGCCTGCTCGGGTTCTCCCACATGTTGGGCGGCTACGCGGGCGGCCAAGCAGAGTACCTGCGAGTTCCCTACGCCGACGTCGGCCCGATCACGATCGAGTCCGACCTTTCCGACGAGCAGGTCCTCTTCCTCTCCGACATCTTCCCGACAGGATACATGGCCGCCGAAAACGCCGAAATCGAGGAGAACGACACGGTCGCGGTCTGGGGCTGTGGCCCGGTCGGGCAGTTCGCGATCCAGAGCGCGTGGATGCTCGGTGCCGACCGGGTGATCGCCATCGACCGGATTCCGGAACGACTCGAGATGGCCAGAGACCACGGCGACGCGGAGATCATCCACTTCGAGGAGGATGACGTCTACGACCGGCTAATGGCGATGACCGGCAACCGCGGCCCGGATCGATGTATTGACGCGGTTGGGACGGAGGCCCACGGCACGGGCGTCATGGGCCTCGCCGATCAGGTCAAACAGGAGGCGAGACTCGAGGACGACCGGCCCCACGTCCTCCGGCAGGCGATCAAGTGCTGTCGCAAGGGCGGGACGCTCTCGGTGCCGGGCGTCTACCTCGGGCGCTCGGACAATCTCCCCTTCGGCTCGGTCATGAACAAGGCCCTGACGATCAAGACGGGCCAAACTCACGTTCAGCGCTATTTAAACCCGCTACTGGACAAAATCGAGGACGGCGAGATCGATCCTTCGTTCGTCATCACCCATCAGGTTGGCCTCGAGGACGGCCCGGAGATGTACGAGACGTTCAACAACAAGGATGACGACTGCGTCAAGGTCGTGATGACGCCCTGA